The sequence below is a genomic window from Salvelinus namaycush isolate Seneca chromosome 2, SaNama_1.0, whole genome shotgun sequence.
cccgtcgcccgaccagtgcggggaggtggaataacccgcaccgggctatgtaggcgaaccggggacaccatgcgtaaggctggtgccatgtaagccggcccgaggagacgtactggtggccagatatgtagggccggcttcatgacatccggctcaatactcaatctagccctgccagtgcggggaggtggaataacccgcaccgggctatgcacacgtacaggagacaccatgcgctctactgcgtaacacggtgtctgcccgtactctcgctctccacggtaagtacagggagtgggcgcaggtctcctacctgacttcgccactctcccttttagcccccccccaagacatttttggggtttactcacaggcttcctaccgcgtcgtcgtgctgcctccattcgccggtatccctcctcgcactgcgccagagaatcccaggcgggctccggcactcgccctgggtcgatcgcccacctgtcgatctcctcccacgtagtgtagcccagatctttctcctgcttccgagctagctcctcgaaacgccgcctctctgctttcgctgcctccagctcagctttggggcggcgatattctcctggttgagcccagggtccctttccgtccaatatttcctcccaagtccacgagtcctggttctttggccgctgctgctggttcctctcacgctgcttgctccatggttggtgggtgattctgtaacggctgtcctcctcctcttcggaagaagaggaggagtagggatttgaccaaaacgcagcgttgtgatacgacatgaatatttattaaataagacgaaaactaaacatacttgagaatatacaaaataataaacgaagtcaaacagacccgaacaaacgaacttacataacacgaagaacgcatgaactggtacagacgacacaaacgaacgaacaaacgaaacagtcccgtgtggtgcacagacacagacacggaagacaatcacccacaaacaaacagtgtgaacagccaacctttatatggttctcaatcagaggaaacgtcaaacacctgtccctgattgagaaccatataaggctaattacaagtgacctaaacatagaaacacaaaacatagaatgcccaccccaactcacgccctgaccaactaaacacatacaaaataacagaaaacaggtcaggaacgtgacaggaactGTCGTTCCGGGGTTGTCCTACACTCTTTTGTAAGATTTCCCAAAATATCAGTGTTAAACAGTGTAATGGACCTGTAATTAACAATGCGTTCAATTAGGTTACTCTAAAATATTGTAATACGATGGCACGGATGTTTCTGAATACTTTGCGAAGCACAATAACTTTCTCTTCAAAACGACTTGATCCTGTACAATAGGATACAGTTCGACACTTTGCCACAATCGCAGGCCACAAACAGTTACATCAAAACCTGATCCAGTAAGCAATTCATGTTTCTGCTTAAAGCACACATTTATACCCTCATATAGGAAACTTGACATAGTTCATAAAGCATAATCCAATTAGAGGTTGGACTATAGATGAATGTACTGTTTACTGCATGTCTAAATTCATTCCTTCAAAGAGTTCAAAAGACACATTGTATTGTAAAGTgaattgtttttttatttgttattttccaTTCTCATACATTAAATCACTAGAAACCTGTCAATGTATAATATAAGCTTTAGATCAGTCACTTGCATATTCCTTTCCTGGCTCCATGTGTGGAAATGTGTGCTTAGGGCTGCTAtcaatgttttttaaatgtaatttcagACCCAAGCAGTGCTGTGAAGGGACATTATTTGAGGTGCCTAAACAACCTTATTGTTTGTAACTGCTGCTGGAATAAAATTGCATTCTATAAATAAATGTTACTGCATCATTATTTGTAGGTTAAGCTTGGTGTGTTGATGTAAACACTTAACAAGGCAACTTCAAAGAAATGTATTTCATTCACAATGAATTTCAGTTACAAACAAACATTTCCACCAAAAGTCATGATCTACATTTATTTACAAACATAGGTTCATTTAATTCAAAATcagaataatatttttttttaatgtatttgaaGTTTACATCTTAAAGAAACTGTCCAGTGAACATTTTTAAAAGCTCATATTCTGTTTggtcatacccaaataatgttgttgactcaccTTTACTTGTAGTCGTGGCCAACGCATAAATTATAGAAAACCCACTCAGTAAAACCCCATCTCAAACGTGTTTTTGAAACAAACCATTTTAAAAGATGCTTGAAATTTGCTTGGAGAAGGACATCATCCTTGGCAGGGACAGGCTCAATTGTGATTGGTCCAGCAGCTTTTTCCTACCCCCACTCCCTCCAAAATTATCTGGTGGGGAGAAGGAGACTAGGGGTGACACATGCTCAGGAGGGCACACACGCTAGCTAGCAAGCCAAACAATCCACAGCTAGTGTTAGCAAAAAGGATAAAGCTTATACAACAACAATCTCGCCAGTCACTTCTATTTCAAATGATGTGGTTTGTAATATTTGGCCTGCTGGCTGTTTAGAAGCAGTATGCTTCCGTTAGCTATCGAGAATAGATTAGCTAGATGGCTAGCCAATACTAAAGCAAGCCAAATCAGATCCTCCACACAACAACCATCTCACCATTCACTTCTATTTGACATTTTGTGGTTTATAACTAAAAGTTGGATGTTAAGAGGAAAGCTAGTTAGCTGTTGTTGACTAATATATGTAGCAGCAGTTATTTACCTAGCTAGTTTAGCTCCTACCAATCACGACTTCTTGTCTAGCTAacttagtagctagctaacaacaaaaATATCAGGAATAGTGACAAAGCAATGAACAGAAATGAATCATGCTTGTAAAATAATCAGTCTGCATTTATTGCTGTTATAGGCAGTGCGTGCAGCCCTGCCACAGGTGGAGTTGGTAGCAAATTTGAATATCCAAGTGTATGAGCGTCTCATTGGCTGAGCTGGCAAATCAGCTTTTTTTAAGCGGTATACGTCCAAACCAATATTTTGTTTATACTAAGGCCAAGCAGGAGCACAGAGAAAAGCAGATTTATAACATCCTTCTATTAAATATATATTGTAATTAATTCTTGGTAAATATTTCATGGATATCTGGAACAGTGGACAGATACTTTAAAAGTACTGTAATATTGTATCTGTATCAAAATATACTTTCAATGCACTGTATGAATACAAACTCAGTGGAAGGTGACAATGCCTTACATGTCTTAAATTCAAGGTATCTTTGACATTTCATCAATGGGATTTGTAAGCTGTTAGATATTATTGTGGTGTGCAACAAACCATTTATGACCTTTCCCAAACCCCACCAGTTCAGTTTGAGATGGCAATACCATTGGCATGTGCACATTTTGATTAAAGGAACTGGTTAGGCTACATCATATTGCTCCAAGAGAAACAAGACATTTTGACATGAATGCACGAAGATGTTCTCATCCAATGTTTCAAGTACTTTACAAGGGGCAGTGAGATAGGTGTGAAGGTATCCAACAAGTGACGTCGTGGAACAGCAGTTCAAAGCAATGCAACTTTTAACATAACAATGAGATACATTAACTGGTCTGTGATACAAGAAATAGTTTCCTTGATCCTAAACTAACAATGAGCAATGTGTTCAATCTGTGACCAGTAAAGTGAATTACATTTTTGTGCATCACTATGAAAAGCAAACATTGACATCAATTCATACGATGTGAAAATAGCATGGATTGGGAAGATCAATTTAGTTAAACAGTTTCAAATCTCTTGCCAAATCATCATTGGATATGTACATATTATTCCTTAACCGCCTCATAAAATAAGGTCTCAGGAAGtgatttgtgttattagtttcaTGTCAGTTGCTTTCAAAGTATATTTCCCTAAACAACTATTAACCAATCTGTTTACTCCAAAAATAAAACACAGTCCCATTGACTTGTAGGGTTCTGGCTGAACTATAAAACCAAGGTCTCAGGTGAATGTTTTGTCCACTGCTACCTACAGCCACAGGactccaccaccatgtcctcgtACTGTTTGTAAACCACGTTATTGGCTGAGTCAATGTAGAGGATGCTGATTGGGCTGAGGCGAGTGGGCACACAGCAGGTGGGCGGAGTCGAGTCAGGGTCCATGGAGTTCATGAGCGTCTGGATGATGGCGTGGTTGGTGGGCTCGAGGTGCGAGCGGATGGGGAAGTCGCACACCCCGTCGCAGTGGTAGGCCTCATACTCCAGTGGGGCAATGATCCAATCATCCCAACCCATCTCCTTGAAGTTGACATGTAGCTGCTTCCTGTGGCAACGAGGCTTGGGGTTCTTGGCCAGTTTCTTGCTACGGGTGGTGGGGGCTCGGCGCATACGTCGCTGGGTGAACAGGTACTCGTACACAGTCTTGTTGTCGTGGCCCGACCGGGCTTTGATCTCGCTGTAGAACAAGTCGCGTTTCTTGGTGTGTCCGAACACGAGGAAAAAGGCCTTCTCTTTGGTCTGCCTGCCCAGACGACTGAAGCCCATTGCCCTGAGGTCCACGGGGCGGCCTTGTTCCAAGGCCTCCAGCTCGAAACAAAGCTGGACGGTATTGTGGAAATTCTTGAATAGTTTCCAAATGTCAAACACTTCCCATTTGGGCATATTGTGGTCCTCGATGGTTCGAGTTTGGAGCAGTGTAGCTTTCTGCTTACCTGCTGCACAGGTGAAAAGCTTCAGGCAGAAAACTCTGCCAGTAGAAAGTGCTTTGCGTGGGTCGGCCTGTCTTTTCCTGAGAATGCGCAGCTCGGCACCCAGTAGCCCCTCCTCCTCCAGGGAACTGATGTTGAAGTTATACTTCTGTCTTCTCAGCTGGAGAAGACGGTCATCTGTAAAAGAAGGTGACAGAGTCAAGGGTAAGAATAAAACGTGCTAATGTGGCTTCTCAGGTAACACACAGGAGGTAAGATaatgttttctttgtttttggtGAGGGAAAGCATGGCCATATACAAATGAAAGCCAGGATTTTCATCCAGGAACAGTACGCGTTCGAAAGTACATTAAAACCAGACATTTGCAGACTACAGACCACATTGAAGTATAATCAGACAATTAATGTCATCCTGCAGCTGTTTACCAGTGGACCTACCACTACGTAATATGGCATTTGCTAAGAGTGGACCAAAAATCACTGTAACAATACAAAAGATAGAGAACGAGTGGAGAATTGGCTATGTCAATGTGGAGTGATTTGTGGGTTTAGGAGCCCCACCTGAGATTAAAAAAACTTACGGTGAGCTACAAAAGTATTGGGAGGGTGACACATTTCTTGTTGTTTGGCTCTGTggtccagcactttggatttgaaataacACAATGattatgaggttaaagtgcagactgtcagctttaagtTGAGGGtgttttcatccatatcgggtgaaccatttagaaatgatagcactttttgtacatagtcccctaAAATTTTTGAGACAAATTAACTAATgtgttaaagtagtcaaaagtttagtatttggtcccatattcctagcatgcaatgatcACATCAAGCTTGAGACTACAAACTTGTtgaatgcatttgctgtttgttttggttgtgtttcagagtattttgtgcccaatagaaatgtatggtaaataatgtattgtgtggaTGCTATgtatgctaccatgattacggatagtcctgatagaatcgtgaataatgatgagtgataaagttacagacgcacaaatatcataccccaaagacatgctaacctctcacctttacAATAACAGGGAGGTCAGCATTTTTGGAGGGTATgataactttctcactcatcattattcacaatttatTCAGGACTATCCATAATCACGGTAGCATCCACAGTAATGTATAAGTGTTTATGAACATATTCTATTACTTTTTACAATAAAAGTGGCACCAAAATGATACGATACATTATTTACCGTTCATTTCTATtcggcacaaaataatctgaaacacaaaccaaacaaacagaaaatgcatccaacatgtttgtagagtcacaagcttgatgtaatcattgcgtgctaagAATATGGGACTAAATATAAAATGTTTGACTACTTTAATGCACATAtgagtgaatttgtcccaatacttttggtctccTGTAATTTATAAATGGTTCACTCGATATGAAGGTCACCAACAATTTGCTGAGGACACGTTATACAAATAAAGTACAAATTAAAAGTACATTAAGTGCTTTAAATGTAAATCTTTAGCAGCTAGAAATATTCAACCAATGTCGTTTAAACATCATTTTAAACAGTTTTACACACTAAAGAAAATATTACATAGAGGCCAATAATTTCACTTGAAGCCCAATGGTCTATTTCTTTACACTTTAGAGGCTGCAAATCACTGATGGAATGGCTATGCAGATGGCTACTGACAGTGTGACAGACCCATGACCATGGTAAAAAAGTATTATGTCAAATAGCCAGCTTCAAGTTTGCTTTGACTTTAGTTTGACTTTACCTCTCTAATAGAGAGGTTGGTTTGATGAGCATAGGCATACAGCTCCAATTGTTTCTGAGACCTGGTCTCTTGGTTGTGTTTTATTTATAAAATTAACAAAATGCTACATTTTAAAGATAAGTAAGCATATTCAGAATTTAGCCTCAATCTTCATAATGATTCTATTTTCGTTGGCAGAAATAAACAGCTACTTTATTGGACCATTGATCCATAATGTATA
It includes:
- the LOC120026788 gene encoding growth/differentiation factor 5-like, which encodes MKVLKRLPLLLGCWTLLYLEFIPVSLSHTGTAQRAIESRGKEHAGGAGKEANPGIISTARSTVGNYGVAGWKSQSAARITRIRTGPPLIKGEAAKAKAVTSVSSPHGVTASSVSGAINLGRKESARSWVPDGDATNLAAVPALMALSVQTRKGGDTPRQSKGKTFPRVATSARTGQHRVIAVQKYSAPLAQRSAKATGKLSDRDLPKHPLVTPHDYMLSLYWSLSTGEVNTSVLHEAGMANTITSFVDKGQDDRLLQLRRQKYNFNISSLEEEGLLGAELRILRKRQADPRKALSTGRVFCLKLFTCAAGKQKATLLQTRTIEDHNMPKWEVFDIWKLFKNFHNTVQLCFELEALEQGRPVDLRAMGFSRLGRQTKEKAFFLVFGHTKKRDLFYSEIKARSGHDNKTVYEYLFTQRRMRRAPTTRSKKLAKNPKPRCHRKQLHVNFKEMGWDDWIIAPLEYEAYHCDGVCDFPIRSHLEPTNHAIIQTLMNSMDPDSTPPTCCVPTRLSPISILYIDSANNVVYKQYEDMVVESCGCR